agataactcatttatttgtgagagtggtagtatttattaaacaagggtaagacgtgaacaaaagagaaaaaaatgcatagaagttcgagaataacttatatttaaaaaaatagttgaaaagctaaaaaataatctatatttgCAACCAAAGAGAATATTTATTACACCTTCATTTACGTTTAAGGAGCTCCTCTGACGGCACGCTTTTATCACTTAATGTTGCAGCATCCATAAGGAGAACCAATGTACACATATTAAGCTGTTATCTCTAGAACAATGTGTGGTACCAGTGATGGGAAACAATGTACACATATTAAGCTGACATTTTCTTTGGTCGTAGGAAAAGAGCATAATATCTATATTAAGGTACCTAGTACAGTTTAGATAGTACCTGAAGATAGAGGGACAGAGAAAATTGTTCCAGTGACAGCTAATCATTAATGCAGTCACCGTGACTATGATTTTCTCGGGAAGAGTTTAAGCATATACTAAATTGACTAGTGACACATGACAGTACGCCATTTCCAGTTTGAACCCTGGAAGTGCAATATGAGTATGGAATCAAACAAGTGAAATAGAAGCAACCTTTTGTATCATTTCATATATATGGCGGCCAGAGAAATGAAGTGCCCATTTCTTCATTTCACACCCAACTTCTATATAATTTGTCAACATAAAGAAATATTGACACTACATGAGAGTAGCTTTACAGTAATGAAATCTGCATCTTGCATGCCATCAAAATAATCTTATGTCATTCAGATAGAACAATTCATCATTGCCAAAATGCCTAGAAGATGTTAGTatagaaaatagagaaattctgaACAAAAAATTCTAAGTGTTTTCTTACCCATATTTACCGTGCACCCCAGAAATGTGTAAATTTATGACGGATGCATTAAGTATTTGGAAAAAAACGTTAGGATAGAAGGATTCGATTTCACGATTTGGATACATGCCTTAATAAATTTCTTAGTATCACATGAAGTGCAAACCGTGTCTTCTATACCAAAATTAGGCAAACATTGCAGACGCTATAATTAAGTAAACCATGTCTATAGAGTTAGGGATCGGACACTATAATGTATTCTAGCCTCGAGTTTAGAGTCAACACTCAGTACAAATATGAGATACACACCAGATAAGTAACAAACAATGCGATCCGTACAAACTAAACTTGTAAATGTTTCTGTAAGGCAGTAGGCCGAGTAGAGGAAGAAACTCATAGAAAGACGCCTGAAAACCAGCAGGCATCTCTCATCTAGTAGTGGTGGGAGACCTTATTGGCTTATTGCTCTTACTTCAAAGAACTCTCATCTTTCACCATTCCAATGAATGCTAGTACAAATTTACACCACAGTAATGCATGTACATGAAAACACAAACCAGTGGTTATTTCATCCCAAGGTTCGCCGGTTCGTCAACAAGACAGTACTGCTGCATCCCTTGGGAGCTGGAAGCCACAGTATTATTAGGGCAAACCAATGGGCTCACCTCATTCCACCTCATGCTCTGATCACCCATGCCAAAGAAGCAATCTAAGCCATCCAGCTTAACCTGATTGAAATGGAAGCTCTGGTCCAGCTCCAGGGCCGGGAGCGCGGTTAAACTCTGCACCCCACCTTCGTTAAGCGAGGTGGTGTCCACCGGGCATGAGGGCGGCATAAAGCTTGGACTTCCCCCGTACATTGGAGGAGGAATGCACTGTGGAACCTGCAGGTTTGGTAAAGGGCTTCCTCCTAGCTTATACAGAAGCTTCCGGATTGACTCATCTACCTCGTCTGCTATAAGACGGCCTTCCATCATCGTACCTGGCTGTCCTGGCATTGGTTGCACTGGCACGGCCATGGCTTGCTGGTGCCAGTTATAAGTAGCTGCCGCCATGACGCTGCTTCCGTTTGCATCCACGTTCGCTTCTCGCTTCATCCCATCGCTTGCGGTCGCCTGGAGCAtgaactgctgctgctgcctctgATCCTTGCGGGACTGTTTGCcgaagagcttcttcttgagCCTCGTGTTCCAGTAGTTCTTTATGTCATTATCCGTCCTTCCCGGCAGCTGCGCCGCTATTATCGACCACCTACGACCGCAGCATGCATGGTCTGTTCAGATCATAGATTCTACCACACCCATATATGAACGTGCCTGCCTACCAGTTTGCAGCTAATTCTACAATTGTTTTGATCAAAGAAGGCACTAGACTTGTAATACCTACTGAACTCGTACCTGCTGCCTATGCTGATGTAGAGGGTAAGGATTAtcctgtcctcctcctccgagaaCCCGCCGTGCTTGATGTTTGGCCGGAGATAGTTCAGCCACCGGAGGCGGCAGCTCTTGCCGCACCTCTTCAGACCTGCACAACCCGCAAGCACACGAACTTGATTAGCTTTTTCTACTACTGCAGCTGCTACTGCTATCACTGCATCGTGCATATGGCGATCGTCATGAGCACCTACCTATCTTCTGCGGCAGGGCTATCCAGTTTCCGCCGGTGCCGTTCTGCTCGATGTAGGACTTGAGCTTGGCGTCCTCCTCCGGCGACCACGGGCCCTTCTTCACGGTAGCCTTGTCGCAGCACGGAGCTCTCCCCATGGCGTTTCCCTTTCTCCCCTTCAAGCTCAGGGGCTCTCTTGTGAGGGTTGAAAGAAGTGTTGATTAGGGCCTAAACTTGGTTAGGCATGATGACGGTCAGGGCGGTATGTTTATGTGCTGAAAAAAGGGGGGaatgagagagaggaggtgtATTATTGGCATGGAAAAAGGTAGCTGCGTGGGATAGTAATAAAATACTGTTAAATCGGTGGTGGTGTGATCTGGGTTGTTCTCTTTCTAATTGTTGTTTCTCTTGGATTAGAATCTCCATCATGCAGCCATCAGCAGATGCTGTGAGCCTTTTCCTGAACCGGGTCCTTGTGCACCGTAGACTTTGTGAAGCCTGTTTACCTGATCTGATCCTGCTTACATGGCTTCATGCTGCATTTCTCATAATCTCATTGATATATTGCACTCGCACCTTTTTATTCTATTGTTTGAACTGTGTGCCAGGGATCCAGTgtattgaaaaatatatatacgcAGACAGTGGCCAGTGATGCAGGGAAAATGCAGCAGTGTGTAAAAAGAACTCGAACTCCTGGGAAGATAAATGTCTCATATATTATAAACTTCTTTtagcactactatagaaactcTCATTAAGTATCGGTTCAAAATCATTATTAGTGGTAGATTTTGAATCAATACTGATGAATCGGTACTGATGATTACTGACCATCAGTACTGGGTTTAGAACCGGCAttaaaaatcactatcagtgtcggttggtaaaaaactaaccgacactgatacgtATTTCCTGCCCTTTTCAAAACCTATGGGTTGCCGTCAATATATGCCCATTTTTAAGTATTAGCTAATATATTCATTGcatcatatatacacaagcacatataaattttagttataaaacatcaagtctcgtcacagtGTATATACACCCTATAcatgtcaagtttcattacaacaaggATAAAGAGTTTAATTACATGCCAATTTGTTTTACATgccaagtttcattacaataaggataaggagtttaagatttcttgttaATCGAAGGGTCTGAACTCTGCCATTTCTTATtggttgaaggtaacgagagagaCGATCCAATTTCATTGAACTCACCGGTGTCACTGATGATTTGGTCATTGATAAACACAACAAGTTGTCCTtgaagtgtgttgatttcaatAGGTATGAGATGATCTCTGGATAGCTTGAGGAGCTATAATTTCAAGAATTAAACAAATCAATCCATATGAACACGTATCGGATCTGAAAActagtcatcaatatgtataccaccTACCTCGGGATCGGCCGTCTGGAGCGACGCATCTCtgttgaatccgtgcatgaattccattacataaaaaccacataaattattgctcaGGCCCTG
The nucleotide sequence above comes from Phragmites australis chromosome 4, lpPhrAust1.1, whole genome shotgun sequence. Encoded proteins:
- the LOC133914105 gene encoding transcription factor MYB36-like — its product is MGRAPCCDKATVKKGPWSPEEDAKLKSYIEQNGTGGNWIALPQKIGLKRCGKSCRLRWLNYLRPNIKHGGFSEEEDRIILTLYISIGSRWSIIAAQLPGRTDNDIKNYWNTRLKKKLFGKQSRKDQRQQQQFMLQATASDGMKREANVDANGSSVMAAATYNWHQQAMAVPVQPMPGQPGTMMEGRLIADEVDESIRKLLYKLGGSPLPNLQVPQCIPPPMYGGSPSFMPPSCPVDTTSLNEGGVQSLTALPALELDQSFHFNQVKLDGLDCFFGMGDQSMRWNEVSPLVCPNNTVASSSQGMQQYCLVDEPANLGMK